A region from the Lolium perenne isolate Kyuss_39 chromosome 4, Kyuss_2.0, whole genome shotgun sequence genome encodes:
- the LOC139830370 gene encoding uncharacterized protein, giving the protein MNIALRARWLWLQRVDDSKPWKEFNIQVPQVVRHLFEGATSSILGDGASTFFWTDRWLPLGRLTDIAPNLLRAVPKRSLRTRKVREGLAGAWLDDISPDLDALAIQELFLVADMLVDVALIEGMDDSFRWGWEKDFSYTAHSGYRALFGARVDMPGALQIWRSRAPPNCKVFLWLASRNRCWTADRLSRRGLPHPAACPFCDQSTETLDHLLLGCVLSRDVWATCLCWWGKPRWMPQWDSSFVAWLQEKRSGPRGDRDLWTGIALVCWCLWRHRNDIVFDKAAPSKVVVLSAIATEAEMWRIARIFRGSLASVDKWRCRE; this is encoded by the coding sequence ATGAACATTGCCTTGAGGGCCAGATGGTTGTGGCTTCAACGAGTTGATGACTCAAAGCCGTGGAAGGAGTTCAATATCCAGGTCCCACAAGTGGTGCGGCATCTCTTTGAAGGTGCTACCTCCTCGATACTAGGGGATGGAGCGTCCACCTTCTTCTGGACAGACCGATGGTTACCGCTGGGCCGTCTGACTGATATTGCTCCAAATCTTCTGAGGGCGGTGCCTAAACGCTCGCTCCGAACGCGGAAAGTGCGTGAAGGGCTGGCCGGGGCCTGGTTGGATGATATTTCGCCGGATCTTGATGCATTAGCGATCCAGGAGCTTTTCCTCGTCGCTGATATGCTGGTGGATGTTGCCCTAATTGAGGGCATGGACGACAGCTTCAGATGGGGCTGGGAGAAAGACTTTTCTTACACCGCGCACTCAGGTTACCGAGCCTTGTTTGGAGCCAGGGTGGATATGCCAGGGGCGCTCCAGATCTGGCGTTCGAGGGCGCCACCTAATTGCAAAGTTTTCCTCTGGCTGGCTAGCAGGAACAGATGCTGGACCGCTGACAGATTGAGTAGGCGGGGCCTCCCACATCCGGCTGCTTGCCCCTTCTGTGATCAGAGTACCGAGACTCTAGACCACTTGCTCTTGGGCTGTGTGCTGTCCCGGGATGTCTGGGCAACGTGTCTGTGTTGGTGGGGAAAGCCGCGCTGGATGCCGCAGTGGGATTCGAGCTTCGTGGCCTGGCTGCAGGAGAAGCGTAGTGGACCTAGAGGGGACCGTGACCTCTGGACAGGAATTGCCCTCGTTTGCTGGTGTCTTTGGCGACACCGCAACGACATTGTGTTCGATAAGGCCGCTCCTTCCAAAGTCGTGGTGCTTTCAGCGATCGCCACTGAGGCGGAGATGTGGAGAATTGCTAGGATTTTTAGAGGCTCTCTTGCTTCAGTGGATAAGTGGAGATGCCGCGAGTAG